One window of Lytechinus variegatus isolate NC3 chromosome 2, Lvar_3.0, whole genome shotgun sequence genomic DNA carries:
- the LOC121409519 gene encoding somatostatin receptor type 4-like, whose protein sequence is METPTESIDTNGFTVDDDAVAWNAGRIENSAFVRTIYGFIAFSGITGNALVCFVLLRIPSLRTRTSQFIINLAINDLVTAVFVIPLHLFPNFPPAPSGFAGQLYCRLFISKSLLWASIVASGFSLIAVTTERYFAVVHPVRYKFYFTTRLTIIFVVACWVISLILASYHMASFAPSNGICVFVPLRSPVNSMILGVFIFMIMYALPIITNLVLQTLAIIALRKQAKSMGSGDAQAGGETGIKKDQWQLRAAAEMQKTLLIVVLVYALCWGPNHFLFLAFTFGAPIDFASQYYHFTVIIALFNSCVNPFIYVFKNKAFRRGVRQALLPGGTTVHPMGLGSGTGTGGTSDRGTGSTNV, encoded by the exons ATGGAAACACCAACTGAATCGATAGACACCAATGGTTTCACTGTCGACGATGATGCCGTGGCTTGGAATGCGGGAAGAATTGAAAATAGCGCCTTTGTTCGCACAATTTACGGCTTCATCGCCTTCTCTGGTATTACGGGTAACGCCCTCGTGTGTTTCGTTCTCCTACGAATCCCTTCACTCCGTACTCGAACCAGTCAATTCATCATCAATCTGGCCATCAATGACCTCGTGACAGCCGTCTTCGTCATTCCGTTGCATCTGTTTCCGAACTTTCCCCCTGCCCCGTCCGGTTTCGCGGGCCAGCTGTACTGTCGTCTTTTCATCTCCAAGTCTCTGCTCTGGGCTTCTATCGTCGCATCGGGTTTTAGTCTTATCGCCGTCACAACAGAGCGTTATTTCGCCGTTGTTCACCCAGTTCGGTACAAGTTCTACTTCACAACAAGACTGACCATCATCTTTGTTGTTGCATGCTGGGTAATTTCTCTGATTTTGGCTTCGTATCACATGGCATCCTTTGCTCCCTCCAACGGAATCTGTGTATTCGTCCCTCTCCGGAGCCCGGTTAATTCGATG ATCTTGGGAGTGTTTATCTTCATGATTATGTATGCCCTGCCCATTATAACCAACCTTGTGCTTCAGACCCTTGCCATCATTGCACTACGGAAGCAGGCCAAATCAATGGGCAGCGGTGATGCACAAGCAG GTGGTGAGACCGGGATCAAGAAGGACCAATGGCAATTGAGAGCAGCAGCCGAGATGCAGAAGACACTCTTGATCGTTGTTTTGGTTTACGCATTATGCTGGGGACCCAACCATTTCCTCTTTCTTGCCTTCACATTTGGTGCACCCATCGACTTCGCATCTCAGTACTACCACTTTACGGTCATCATCGCCCTCTTCAACTCCTGTGTGAATCCCTTTATTTACGTCTTCAAGAACAAGGCGTTTCGAAGAGGGGTTCGTCAGGCTCTCCTGCCGGGAGGGACAACGGTTCATCCCATGGGGTTGGGGAGCGGAACAGGCACTGGTGGTACATCTGACAGGGGAACGGGATCGACCAATGTGTAG
- the LOC121406866 gene encoding galanin receptor 2a-like produces MELTSLEGATKPTTTISTSTDVVVDDHGWSVSGIEHSALVRTVYGVIGFSGMAGNALVCFVLIRVPPLRTRTSRFVVNLAIADFLTSFWLIPIHVFPQVPSIPKGLAGEFMCRFYISKYILWLFIITSIYFLVVVTLERYVAVVHPLKYKRVFTTRLTVLISSCCLLIGIMAPTFFFFVYDVVDSVCIYLPYPSPAHKLGVGLLCFTVIYGIPIVILLLLHSQTIKSLRRQAKTLAANIAEHGQSEQPRRNVNISGEIEGNRRPTVVDNDNNKWHLKVANDMQKTFFVVILVFILCWAPNQLLFLCYSLGAPVDFSKTYYHFSVIFAVCNSCANPFIYVFKNKLFRRGIRQAVRCVGRGDHDDRSASVSFRQFENSVQPHSTTLHQQNQSRHTTVSVGSMSIAPVNNCSAINSAHK; encoded by the exons ATGGAACTTACATCTTTGGAAGGCGCCACGAAGCCAACCACGACCATATCAACGAGCACTGACGTAGTCGTCGACGATCATGGTTGGTCCGTGAGCGGGATCGAACACAGTGCCTTGGTCCGTACCGTCTACGGGGTCATCGGTTTCAGCGGAATGGCGGGGAATGCGCTCGTCTGCTTCGTTCTCATACGCGTACCTCCACTTCGTACGCGCACTAGCCGGTTCGTCGTCAACCTCGCCATCGCTGATTTTCTCACTTCCTTCTGGCTTATACCCATTCATGTGTTTCCACAAGTTCCATCCATACCAAAGGGACTGGCAGGCGAATTTATGTGTCGTTTTTACATTTCGAAATATATCCTCTGGCTATTCATCATCACGTCCATCTATTTCCTAGTGGTGGTGACCTTGGAACGGTATGTTGCTGTGGTGCATCCGTTGAAATACAAGCGTGTTTTCACCACAAGGCTCACCGTACTTATTTCCTCTTGTTGCTTGCTTATTGGTATCATGGCGCCaacattcttcttcttcgtaTATGATGTCGTCGACAGCGTTTGTATCTACTTGCCCTACCCAAGCCCAGCACACAAATTG GGTGTAGGTTTGCTGTGCTTTACTGTTATCTACGGCATTCCAATCGTTATCTTGCTATTGTTGCACAGTCAGACCATCAAGTCCCTGAGACGTCAAGCCAAGACCCTCGCTGCCAACATTGCAGAACATGGACAATCTG AACAACCTCGCAGGAATGTCAACATTTCAGGAGAGATAGAAGGGAATCGTCGACCAACGGTGGTCGACAATGACAACAACAAATGGCACCTGAAGGTAGCGAATGACATGCAGAAGACGTTCTTCGTGGTCATCCTGGTCTTCATCCTCTGCTGGGCACCAAACCAGTTGTTGTTTCTCTGCTACTCCCTCGGCGCGCCTGTCGACTTCAGCAAGACCTACTACCACTTCTCCGTCATCTTTGCGGTATGCAACTCTTGCGCGAATCCCTTCATATACGTCTTCAAGAACAAGTTGTTCCGTCGTGGTATACGTCAGGCAGTGCGTTGCGTTGGTCGTGGTGACCACGATGATAGGTCGGCCAGTGTCTCATTCAGACAGTTTGAAAACAGCGTTCAACCGCACTCTACGACCTTGCACCAACAAAATCAATCCCGACATACAACAGTGTCTGTAGGTTCCATGTCAATTGCTCCGGTGAACAATTGCTCCGCTATAAATTCTGCGCACAAATGA